Below is a window of Jaculus jaculus isolate mJacJac1 chromosome 23, mJacJac1.mat.Y.cur, whole genome shotgun sequence DNA.
gtgatagagctatttcaatgctgagcactcactcccctgtcacttctcagcaccaagatGCCTTCCCacaatcactgccatctgaaaagagaaggagcAGTGTTTTATTTCTACCTGCTGACACAGGCCAGTAAGACTCTTATTTGTAGGTTCAACCCCAATCACATAggtattttaatttcttctttgatatattttaattttttatctgttTGCTTTATTTCAGAAGAAACTTTGTAAGGACACAtcacaagttggtaccatcatgcCCTTCTCCGTTTGCACTATGTGATGGATGGCCCATAATTATGGCATTGTGggcatttaatgtatttttatggtGACTGAGTTTTGGGTGCAGCAGTCAGTCAATAGAGGGAGCCGGTACACAGGGATATTGCCTCACAACTTCTGGTtcttccaccttctcttccaTACATTTCCCTGAGCATTGGTGGCTGTATTTTAAGTCTATTCTAATATTTAGTTTTACTCGCTTCTAGAAATCTGCTTCAGTACAATTCGTGTATCTCCCCATCACACTGGTGTACGGTTTCAAACTCTCCCTTCAAGCAGCTCTGTTGCTCTTCTGAGTTCCTCTGGGCTGTCTCTTGGGTCCTGCATAACGTGGGCATCttcactcatctttttttttttctttttttaaaatttttattagcattttccatgattataaaaaaatattccatggtaattccctccccacccccactttcccctttgaaattccattctccatcatattacctccccatctctatcattgtacttacatacatacaatatcaacctattcagtaccttcctcccttcctttctcttccctttatgtctccttttttacttactggcctctgctactaagtattctcattctcacgcagaagcccaatcatctgtagctaggatccacatatgagagagaacatgtggcgcttggctttctgggcctgggttacctcacttagtataatcctttccaggtccatccatttttctgcaaatttcataacttcatttttctttaccgctgaatagaactccattgtataaatgtgccacatcttcattatccactcatcagttgaaggacatctaggctagttctatttcccagctctTATAAATTGAgaggaataaacatggttgagcatgtacttctaaggaaatgagatgattccttcggatatatgcctaggagtgctatagctgggtcatatggtagatcaatctttagctattttaggaacctccacactgatttccacaatcgctggaccagattgcattcccaccagcagtgtagaagggttcctctttttccacatccccgccaacatttatgatcatttgttttcatgatggtggccaatctgacaggagtgagatggaatctcaatgtagttttaatctgcatttccctgatgactagtgatgtagaacatttttttttgatgcttatatgccattcatatttcttcctttgagaatgatctatttagcgccatagcccattttttgattggcttgtttggttccttattatttaactttttgagttctttgtatatcttagatattaatcctctatcagatatatagctggcgaagattttttttcccattctgtaggatgcctctttacttttttcactgtgtcctttgcagtgcaaaatctttgtaatttcatgaggtcccagtgattaatctgtggttttattgcctgagcaattggggttgtattcagaaagtctttgccaagaccaatatgttgaagggtttcccctattttttcctctagcagtttcagagtttcaggtctgatgttaaggtctttaatccatttggacttaattcttgtgcatggcaagagagaagaatctattttcatccttctgcagatatatatccagttttcccaacaccattttctgaagaggctatcttttctccaatgagtatttttggcatttttattgaatatcaggtggctatagctacttgggcttacatctgggtcctctattctgttccactgatctacatgtctgtttttgtgccagtaccatgctgtttttgttactatggctctgtagtataggttaaaatcaggtatggtgataccaccagcattatttttgttgctcagtattattttagatattcgaggttttttgtgattccaaatgaatttttggattgttttttctatttccatgaagaatgcttttggaattttgatagggatagcattaaatgtgtagattgcttttggtaagactgccattttcacaatattgattcttccaatccaggaacagaggatgtttctccactttctagtgtcttctgcaatttctctcttgagagctttaaagttctcattgtagagattctttatttccttggttaggtttaataCAAGgtaatttttttgatgcaattgtgaatgggagtgattctctgatttcatcttttgtgtgtttgttgttagcatatatgaaggtgactgatttctgtgtatttattttgtatcctgctacatggctgtaggttttgatcagctctaacagtttgcccatagagtgtttagggtcctttatgtatagaatcatgtcatctgcaactaATGATAACttatctcttccttcccaatttgtatcccttttatgtgtgtctcttgtcttattgctatggctaagacttccaaaactattttaaataaaagtggggacagtggacacccttgtcttgttccttattttagtggaaaagcttccagtttttcgccatttagtaatttgttggctgtaggcctgtcttaaatagcttttattatattgagatatgttccttctattcccagtctctgtaggacttttatcatgaagggatgttggattttgtcaaatgctttctctgcgtccattgagatgatcatgtgatttttgtccttcaacccgtttatataatgtaatacatttatagatttgcgtatattgaaccatccctgcatctctgggataaagcttacttggtcagggtgaatgatctttttttttttttttaaataatttttttaaaattttttatgtatttatttgagagcgacagacacagagagaaagacagaggaagagagagagaatgggcgcgccagggcttccagcctctgcaaacgaactccagacgcgtgcgcccccttgtgcatctggctaacgtgggacctggggaaccgagcctcgaaccggggtccttaggcttcacaggcaagcgcttaaccgctacgccatctctccagccctgaatgatctttttgatatagtcttgtattctgtttgctgatattttgttgagaatttttgcatctgtgttcatgagggagattggtctgtaattttctttttttgttctatctttgcctggttttggtatcagggtgatgctggcctcatagaaggagtttggtggaattccttccttttctatttcctggaaaagcttaagaagcaatggtgttagcttttccttgaaggtctggtaaaattcagcagtgaatccatctcggCCTGGActttttgtagttgggagattattgataactgttcgggtctccatgcttgttataggtctacttaagtgattagtctcattttggtttaatttaggtaggtcatataaatcaagggaagcatccatttctttcagattttcaaactttgtggagtatatacttttgtagtatgtccctatgattttttgaatttctctaaaatctgttgtgatgttaccttgttcatctctgattttattaatttgtgtctcttctctctttcttttggtcagatttgctaagggtttatcagtcttgtttatcctttcaaagaaccaactctttgtttcattaattctttggattttttttttttttgtttctatttcattaatttttgcccttatctttattatatcttcctgtctactgatttttggtttgccttgttcttctttttccaaggctttaaggtgaagcattaggtcgtttacttgcgacctctctaatttctttttttttttcccagctaaACTGATTCATTTACTAaatgtctgtttttttaaaatcaggaagctgtgcatggtggcacacatctttaatcccggcagaggtaggaggatcatcatgagttcaaggccaccctgagactacatagtgaattccaggtcagcctgagctagagaaacaccctaccttgaaaacccctccccccccccaaaaaaaaaaacaaggaaaagaaaagaagggaatcaAAGCTTTACATAGAATTCatctaaaacaacaaacaaaatttttttttcccttggaacAAATGTGGTTAATAGTTAATAGCTTGAATTTATAAATACTCTTGTATGAAAACTGAACTGTGAAGACATACAAAACTGAAGTGACTGGAACCACTTAGTCACCTGTAGCTCTAGTGGAATATCTGGGAACACTTGGTTGCCTGTAGTCTTCAGTAACAtcacaaagtactcaaaaatttTTTGACCTTTACAACCAGACTGTCATGTTTGTCTTTAAAGTCTTCATTAACATCTGGTGTTAGGACAGGCACTTCCTGTAGATAATCAAAGTTGGTTTTCAGGGTTCTGTGCAGGAGCCAGCTTTCGTGTTTATGATGTAGCTTCTCTAAGTACTCGAGAGGAATGCCTTGCTCCTCACTTCGTCCTCGTAAATATATCCTATTTAAGCATTTCTCTGGAGTGGCTCGAAGATAAATGAGTCCATCCAACTCAAGGCTGTAGCCAAACTGGGTGTTCATCCAGTCATGCCAGTCTTGGTAGATGGTCCACTCTGTCTCATTCATGCATTCAGAGTCATACAGGTTAGATGCAAAGATATACTGGTCACTGTACACAGATCTTTCAAAAACCAGTACAGGTTTCTCGGTGTCTTTGAGCTTGCCATTGAGGGCAGCAAGCTGGGCTCGGATCCGACTGAGACAAGAGTAAGATTGGAAGGTAAAAGACCATCGTTCAGGTTTTTCATACATCATTTGAAGAACATTCCCAACACTTTTCTGAGATGTTGTCAATTCCTCAAATTCATCTTGAGTATTCTGAACATTGCACCATCTGGCAACAGGTTCAGGAACCACTTCCCAGTCTTCACACACCTGTTTAAGGATATTCACAAATGTTAACTTCCCTGCAGCGATGTTCCCCTCCACCGAGACCTTCTTGATGCGCGGTCCCTCTGAGCTGGTGGCGGGAGACACGCACAGCCTGTTGGGCGGGGTGGCCATTGCAGGGCTCGGGAGGGAGTCCGGCTGCCAGCACAATGCGCTGCGAGCCCCTCCGCCCGGCCCGGGAGCTGGCACGCCCGCAGGACCCGCGCTTTGACTTTGGTGCGTGGAgaccctttctaatttcttaatataggcacttaaggctataaatttacctcttagaactgctttcattgtgtcccagagatttttatatgttgtgttctcattgtttgactctataaattttttgatttccttcttgatttcttcattgacccattgatcatttagtagtgtattgcttagtttccatgattttgtgtgtgctctatagcctttcttgctactgatttgtagtttaatttcattgtggtcagatagaatgcacggaattatttcaattttcctgtatttgttaagatttactttgtgtcctaatatatggtctattttagagaatgttccatgtgctgctgaaaagaatgtatattctgcagcatttggatgaaatgtcctgtagatatgtgttaggtctattccttctatgacctcatttagtccaaaagcctctctgtttattttttcccgggatgacctgtcaattgatgagagtggggtgttaaagtcacccaccaccactgtgtttggtgttatctgtgaccttagttctaatagtgtttgtttgatgaatttgggagcccccatgttaggtgcatatatgtttaggattgtaatgtcctcctgttggaatgtgcccttaatcaatgtaaagtgaccttccttatctttcttgactaaggttggactaaagtctaccttgtcagatattaggatagcaacccctgcttgtttattaggcccatttgtttgaaacaccatcttccaacctttcaacctAAGAGAATGTCTATCCTTCGTAGataggtgaatttcttggagacaacaaattgtaggatcctgctttttaattcagtctgcaagcctatgtcttttcgttggggcattgaggccactgatattaagagatattattgaaaggtgcgtatttatgtttgcctttttttttttttttttttttgtggttccggttctacctgtgctctcttgtgttaactagtatttgagtattgcttgttttttctaggttcctttttgtgtgcttttctttttcttcagcatggaggattctatcaagtattttctgtagagctggttttgtcttcaaatactcctttgacctgcttttgtcatggaatgtccttatttctccgtctatttgaatggatagctttgcaggataaagtaaccttggttgacagttgttatctttcagaacttggaatatatcactccaagcccttctgactttaaaagtttgtgttgaataatctgctgtaatcctgatgggcttgattttgtagtaacttgatttttctctctaactgctttcaatattttttctttgtttatgtgtttggaagtttgattatatgattattatatatgatattatatattgattatatggcgaggagaggttcttttcaggttttgtctggctggggttctaaaggcttcctggatctgcattggcacctctttcccaatttgggagaaattttcttctatgattttgttgaagatgcctactatgcctttggagtggaattcttctccttatactatgccctgaattcttatatttaatcttttcatagtgtctcaaatatcttgaaattcccactcatacttttctataagtttgtttttctctttgttggatgttgggagccatagagcaaaagcctctccattttgcctgggcctgctcataaactgactcattactcagaaagctggtccatccagctttctgctaggtacttctggaactggtcagcagactacttacagaatcctatcttttgcaaaaagccagcttatggtcaggatgtgaaacctggtgcagtcaggatgttaagccagttgggcaagattagatgaacacctaattacaacccctctaggtttcctgacaagtccttgccctggccatgtccccttccccctacaactccttgccctgaccacgtccccttccccctacagccctatataaacctatacaaaagaataaactctcgaggctgtgaCAAATGTCTagtatggtctccttcttgtgtctgtttgcctactttcattcaggttgattttcacctcgcttctttgttcgactccccgctggctggggcagttggactgtattagatctgccacctggtcttctagcttacatattctgtcctctccttcatccattttactggtgatattttctacagagttttttatttcattaactgtgttcttcattgcttgtaattctgactggtttttctttattacttctatttccttatttatgtcttgtattgccttctttatttcatgaaattggtgtcctgcatcttctttgattcctttgatttcctccttgagtTCCTCTTTAacatctttgatttgttctctgacttctttgaacatatttacaatcattcttttgaaatctgtctcaggcatttcctcactgttctcactgttctcactggaggtcatttctgatgcattaatacttttaggtggatttatatcatcttgctttttagtgtttcttgtgttataatgtatatatttttgcatcttggattaagttaatgcttggattttctagctagctgggtattcttagctgtatcaattgatttgatgttatatattttcagggtaggagcttaaggtgttaggtgtggctcttatgactctcagagtatctacaaacgtgctcctaggggttgagtttccctgttatgggagtattcaagtagacttagtggaataaaatacaggtagagtctaaaagttaactaaacactgtacccattcaatcaaaaacagccccaagtatgtatgcaagagtagttattataacaaccagattctctatcaacaaagaggttaagatttctggtctgttgagggatccaagtcagtttatgaccaagtgagacccttccctgctgcaatcccagttacctcggatgattttggtctcagtcaagttgctgcctgggtcgtcgggctgctgttgttctgatttctggagctaggcactggcttttcctgcggggcaaaccaagcctggcaactgttaccctgcagatcagcacccccgctgctggaactgctgctgctaaagctgcctctgctgggtctgtcgctgttgctgctgaagctgttgctgctgggtccaccgctgctgctacctctgctgctgctgctgtagctgccactgctggagccactgctgctgttgaaactgctgctgctgggtccaccgctgctgctgccagtgaagttgctgctgctgggtcagctgctgctgccactcctgggtctgctgctgctggggccgctgttaccggtgccagagccactgatgttgctgccggactctgctcctgcttgggtcccactgtcggctcaagttggcatggccaggtcccaggtCAGCTGCTCTTttccctggagctgggctcaggtggtgggggaggggagggagccgcagctctgtttctctcactgtttcacatgttcttctacctcttggtctgctcctccattgctcactgctgctctcccttcatgtttcctgagttgcagagagctctggtgtgagtggaagctccccacacctggcttttcctgcagctcgaaccgagtctggcggctttctggtgtgccgctgcCACCAtggttggtggagctgctggggccgcttttgccagcctgtgcgagctctggatgctctggatctcttctacttctccgctgctgtttcaatttcctacacacctcactttttagtaaaagtgtgtattttgctgagtttttttggtctttttccccactaggctgctttggcgtggtacctacgccgccatcttaactggaagtctcttcACTCATCTTTTGATAGGGGttcaatatgttttcttgaaTTGTTTGTGGATTTTTGTTGTCCACAGATCTCATTGCCTCCGTGCAAGAAAAATCAGACAATGAACTAGTCTGCATGGGCGACTCAGTTTGTGTATCACAGAAGGCAGTGGTATTTTACATTTAGAGTCACTGTCATGATTTTTGTACATCTAAGACCCCTTTGGTCTAACCTACATGGCAGCATTCCAAACTTCCTGGCCCAAGCCACACTAGGGTTAACACAAACAAAGTTATCATCCTTTAGTTATCTAGTGTACTTATTCACAATTTGTTTTCAAGAGAAGTAGGCAGAACTTCTGAGAAGGATCAATCTTGGAATTAATTCCTTCTAGGGTCCTTAAATAGTAAGTACCACATAGCATCCTTTTTATCCATGTTGAAGGGAGTCATTTATATAATGTCATCCTTTCAACTAAAGACACctccttttttcaaggtagggactcactcttgctcaggctgtcctggagttcaccctgtagtctcagagtgggtttgaactcccagtgatcctcctacctctgtctcctgagtgctgagattaaagttgttgGTGCCATACCTGgctagcctattttttaaaaatatgattcattCTCAAAAGCTCCCATCAAAAAGTTTTGGAACAAATTCTGAATATTCTTTATCATGATAAAAAGTCCTGGATGGCAGTACATATCTCTCCTTAAAAGCTAGGGCTCATACtctactttttaaagaatattaagtAAGCaggacttggtggtgcatgcctataatcccagcattgggaggcactgggagtttgagaccaccctgagactccataatgaatcccaggtctacagtgagctacagtgagactctacctcaaaaaaaaaaaaaaaaaaaaaaaagaatattgagtaGTTTTATTGGAAGGACCTATTAGACGATTTCCCAAAGTGTTGTATAGTAGattctttttgttatattttatttatatttatttatttgacagagaaagaaggagagagagagaatgaataggtgtaccggggcctccagctgctgcaaatgaactccagaggcatgtacccccttgtgcatctggccaacgtgggtcctggggaatagaacctgggtcctttggctttgcaggcaaacaccttaaccactaagccatccttcaaaCCATACAATAgggtattttaaaactttttagcCTTTCATTTCTTAAggttttttgcttttgcttttgtttttcaaggtatcctcttactctagctcaggctgtcctggaattcactttgtagtgtcaggctggcctggaactctcagcaatcctcctacattgaCACATCTTTTCATAAGGATTCAGGTATCTTTTCTTGAATTGTTGGTCTATTTTTCTTGAAATTGAGCAATATCTTAGACTTCACCCCATCACTTATTAGTTTCAATTTTACTGTAATGGCAATGTCTGAAACTTGAGTGAACAGGGCAG
It encodes the following:
- the LOC123456468 gene encoding deoxycytidine kinase-like, with the translated sequence MATPPNRLCVSPATSSEGPRIKKVSVEGNIAAGKLTFVNILKQVCEDWEVVPEPVARWCNVQNTQDEFEELTTSQKSVGNVLQMMYEKPERWSFTFQSYSCLSRIRAQLAALNGKLKDTEKPVLVFERSVYSDQYIFASNLYDSECMNETEWTIYQDWHDWMNTQFGYSLELDGLIYLRATPEKCLNRIYLRGRSEEQGIPLEYLEKLHHKHESWLLHRTLKTNFDYLQEVPVLTPDVNEDFKDKHDSLVVKVKKFLSTL